In Ferrimicrobium sp., the genomic window ACCTGGTACTTCACGAAATCGTGAGCACCGTGACGTCACGCACAATGGTCATAGCTTCAACAGGATTCAAAGTGACCTTCTTTGTCGGAGCCCACTAGTGGTGGAATCGCTGAACGAAAGGGAGATGCCATGGCTGTTCAAGAGTTGGGTTGTTACATCGATGGTGCAATGCATGTGCCCCAGTCCGGGGAAGTTGTCGCCGTTACCAGCTCAGCAACAGGGGAGCCTATTGCAAACGTAGCCATCGCTAGTAGGCACGAGGTCACAATGGCCGTGGTGGCGGCGCGACGCGCCCGAGCAGAGTGGTCCGAAGTCGGGCCGTGGCAACGGGCAGAGATCTGCCATCGCATCGGAGATGCTATCGCGCGTCGCATCGATGAGTTTGCGGAACTTCACACGCTCGAACAGGGGAAACCCCTCTCTGAGTCGATCGCCGACATCAAGGAGGCTAGCCAACTCTATCATCTTCACGCCGAGGATCTGTTACGACTTCATGGCGAGACCATGCCCTCTTCAGATCCGAAGAAGAGGATGTTCACCTTCTACCGCCCTGTCGGCACCTGGGCGATCATCACCCCTTGGAATTTTCCTGTCCTGATGATGGCCGAATTTGTCGCACCCGGGCTCGCAACCGGTAACGCACACATCGGAAAGCCACCTACCCATACGGCGATGACCGTCTTGGCAACGCTGGAATGCTTCGAGGAGGCGGGCGTTCCCTCAGGACTCGTGAACGTACTACCAGGCGGTGGAGAACTTGGGGATCTGTTGGTAACCCATCCTGAGATCGACGCGGTTGGCTTTATTGGCTCATCAGCCACCGGCGCACGCATACAGTCGCGGTCGGGCCTCAAGCGCACGGTCATGGAGTGCTCCGGCAATGGTCCACTGATCGTCTGCTCGGATGCCGACCTTGCGAAAGCGGCCAAAGCCGCAGTCTACGGTGCCTATTTTTGCGCCGGACAGGTGTGCTGTGCCACAGAACGAGTGTTGGTCGATGCATCAATCCATGATGAGTTTGTCTCCCTCTGCCTCAGTGAGGCGGAGAAGGTTCGTCTCGGTGATCCGTTCGACAACGACACCATGCTCGGCCCACTGAACAATCAAGAGGTAGCCAAGAAGATGGACCGACACCTTGCCGACGCGCGAACCCATGGCGCTTCGATTCTCACCGGTGGAGGACGCAGGCCAGGAATGCCGACGGACCTCTACTACGAGTTGACCGTCATCGACGACGTGCGCGAGGAGATGCTGGTCGCTCAAGAAGAGACCTTCGGTCCCGTTGTCCCTATCCTCTCCGCATCTGGAGACGAGGAACTGCTGGCAATCGCTAACCGTGATCCGCTTGGGCTCCAAGCGGCGGTCTTCACGGAGAGCACCCGCAGAGCTTATTTCTTCATGGAGAAACTGCGCGTGGGTCAGGTAATCGTCAATGACTCCACCGGCTTTTGGGACATCAATATGCCCTTTGGCGGAGCTGGAGGCAGCGCCACCGGTTGGGGACGACTTGGCGGTAAATATACCCTTATGGAGATGTCAGACCTACGGACCGGCGTGATCGACCTGTCATAGATGCACCAACTCGATCAACCCGGCCTAGAAGAGCGAACCACCGCGATTCACTATCCTCGGGTGGGAGAATCCTGCAACTGACTTCGGATTTCCCTCCGCAAGCAGTAGGAATTGTGCATTGTTGTGATCCTTCCCAGAGACTGACTCCCGCTCGTTCAGCCACATGGCGGGAACTACCACACGCACGAACTCGCTCCAGGTCAACCGGCCAAAGAACCAGATGCGAGAACGATCGGTGGGTCATAGGTGTCACCCACAAGCGCAGCGCACAGGGACGAGGGGCCCTTACGGCCCACCCGACACCTACCGTCGAACTGCGCCACCAATCGACCGAGAGTCACCACTGATCACCCAATGATGTGAATCGTTCATCGGTTGGTGAACCCCACGACTATCGCCTACCTCATCAACGAAAACACCACGAGACCTAGTAATCCCGCAACCAGCGTCATCCTCGACGTCCCGGCTAACACCGGGATCAGTGCCCGGCCCTCGGCGTGGGCGAACACCGCGCGTAGTGGCGTAATAAGGAGCAGGCAAAGGATGAGTACCGATAGCAGCCACCAAGACCAACCAAGGGCGAGGGCAAACATCGCTACGCC contains:
- a CDS encoding aldehyde dehydrogenase, with the protein product MAVQELGCYIDGAMHVPQSGEVVAVTSSATGEPIANVAIASRHEVTMAVVAARRARAEWSEVGPWQRAEICHRIGDAIARRIDEFAELHTLEQGKPLSESIADIKEASQLYHLHAEDLLRLHGETMPSSDPKKRMFTFYRPVGTWAIITPWNFPVLMMAEFVAPGLATGNAHIGKPPTHTAMTVLATLECFEEAGVPSGLVNVLPGGGELGDLLVTHPEIDAVGFIGSSATGARIQSRSGLKRTVMECSGNGPLIVCSDADLAKAAKAAVYGAYFCAGQVCCATERVLVDASIHDEFVSLCLSEAEKVRLGDPFDNDTMLGPLNNQEVAKKMDRHLADARTHGASILTGGGRRPGMPTDLYYELTVIDDVREEMLVAQEETFGPVVPILSASGDEELLAIANRDPLGLQAAVFTESTRRAYFFMEKLRVGQVIVNDSTGFWDINMPFGGAGGSATGWGRLGGKYTLMEMSDLRTGVIDLS